From Rutidosis leptorrhynchoides isolate AG116_Rl617_1_P2 chromosome 3, CSIRO_AGI_Rlap_v1, whole genome shotgun sequence, a single genomic window includes:
- the LOC139902199 gene encoding uncharacterized protein, giving the protein MRAPTGRTSGELADLNNTISACRLNAGSQDGWEWLLDSCSRFTVRQLGDLIDEKLLMVDQSNIETLCNNLVPKKVELFVWRARKGRLPVRIELHKRKIDLHSTRCPVCAGDLETIEHGLLSCHPANDLWN; this is encoded by the coding sequence ATGCGAGCCCCAACAGGTAGAACATCGGGAGAATTAGCGGATTTAAATAACACAATCAGCGCTTGCCGATTGAACGCAGGATCGCAGGATGGTTGGGAATGGTTGCTGGATTCATGCAGTCGATTCACAGTAAGGCAACTCGGCGATTTAATAGACGAAAAATTACTAATGGTGGACCAATCAAACATCGAAACACTCTGTAACAATCTTGTTCCGAAAAAGGTTGAACTCTTCGTTTGGCGGGCTAGGAAAGGGAGACTACCGGTAAGAATCGAGCTTCATAAAAGAAAAATTGACCTTCATAGTACAAGATGCCCAGTTTGTGCTGGGGATTTAGAAACAATTGAGCACGGTTTACTCTCGTGTCATCCTGCGAATGATCTATGGAATTAG
- the LOC139902200 gene encoding uncharacterized protein yields MIGIGIGIGLGPVRFLVVVMKECCYSFEINNRRYNFLTAMIDGFGLWTPELKVDAIPLRCNLFARGVDVNTLTCPVCSNRNESRDHVFFCCSLADEVWHNIRIWIGCNLPSFLSWEEFHSWIEASHLASASKNKICAITVTLLWVIWRFRNGIAFNEPFCTRNNIVDLIKYFAYRWLKHRGQLVSNWNLWLLSPL; encoded by the exons ATGATTGGAATTGGAATTGGAATTGGACTTGGTCCCGTTCGGTTCTTGGTTGTCGTAATGAAGGAATGTTGTTACAGCTTCGAGATTAACAACAGGCGGTACAATTTTCTGACCGCGATGATCGATGGATTTGGTCTTTGGACTCCGGAG TTAAAAGTGGACGCCATACCGTTACGTTGTAATTTATTTGCAAGGGGAGTTGATGTTAACACGTTAACTTGCCCGGTTTGTTCGAATAGAAATGAGAGTCGAGATCATGTTTTTTTTTGTTGCTCTCTTGCGGATGAAGTGTGGCACAACATTCGTATCTGGATCGGTTGCAATTTGCCGAGTTTTCTGTCATGGGAAGAGTTTCATAGTTGGATCGAGGCCTCACATTTAGCGAGCGCGAGCAAGAACAAGATTTGTGCAATTACAGTCACTCTCCTATGGGTGATATGGCGTTTTCGGAACGGAATTGCATTTAATGAGCCTTTTTGTACTAGAAATAATATTGTAGATTTGATTAAATATTTTGCTTATAGATGGCTTAAACATAGAGGTCAATTGGTTTCAAATTGGAACCTATGGCTTCTATCTCCGCTGTAA